The genomic DNA CAGTACCACGTTGTGAACCCAAGAGGGAAACTTCGCGTGATGCTTGCCGGGCACGTCGACGAAATTGCGTTGATGATTCATCATATCGACGACAAAGGGTTCCTCGGCTTCCAGGCGATCGGTGGGATCGATCCGTCCGTCCTCGACGGGCAGCGTGTCCACGTGCACAGCGAAAAGAAGAGCATTTCGGGCGTGATAGGCCGGCGCGCGATTCACCTCACCGACGCAGAGGACCGCGGCAAGCCGATGAAACTGCACGATCTCTGGATCGATATTGGCGCGCGGGACAAGAAGGAAGCGAAGAAGCACGTGGATATCGGGGATACCGCTACGATTGACGCGGGATACCTCGAACTGATGAATGGGCGAATCGCCGCGCGCGCGTTGGACGATCGCATCGGCGCGTTCATTTGTCTGGAAGCGGTACGTCTCTTGCACGGCCGGAAAATCGATTGCGCGGTGTATTGCGTGACTACCGTACAGGAGGAGATCGGATTGCGCGGCGCGACAACGAGCAGCTACGGATGCGAGCCGGACGTGGGCATCGCGGTGGACGTGGGCCACGCAACGGACCACCCCAATTGCGACAACAAGCGGTACGGCGCCTTCAAGCTCGATGAAGGCCCAATCATCACGCGGGGACCGAACATTAACCCCGTCGTGTGGCGCGGGCTAATTGACGTAGCGAAGAAGAAAAAGATTCCGTATCAAGTTGAAGGCGCCCCGCGGGGCACCGGCACGGACGCGAATGCGATGCAGCTCAGCCGCGGTGGCGTGGCGACGGGCCTGATCCACGTACCGAACCGATACATGCATTCGCCCGTGGAAATGGTGTCTCTGAAAGACGCCGAGCATTGCGCGCAGTTGCTGGCGGAATGGATCGCATCGCTGAAACCGGGGATGAACTTTATCCCTTGATGTGGCTGAAGGGCACCAATAAACCAGAGGGAACCAAACGATCGGCGTGGGCGGGGCGGATGCGATTAGATTCTATAGCGGAAGCTGGCGCGGAGAGCTTGCCGTATTGCGGGAGGGGGCGTTCGGGCCCCCTCCCACGTCTAGAGCAATTCAAGTTTGAGCACGAGCACGCGGTGCAGCCGACCTTGAAACGCTCTAAGGTCGACACATCGAGCGCAGACGGGAGCGTGCGCTACTTAATGAACAGCATCTCCTGGTACGTCGGCAGGGGCCAGAGGTCGTCGGCAACAAGGCCTTCGAGTTCGTCGACGATGGCGCGCATGGCCTGCATCGCGGGGACGATAGTGTCGCGGCAGTAGTCACAGGCGTCGTGCGCTTCGCCGGGCACACCGGCTTTCACCTCGGCCAACTTCTTGATCGCAGCCTGCAGATCGGCGATCAACTTCGTGATGTACTTCA from Candidatus Hydrogenedentota bacterium includes the following:
- a CDS encoding M42 family metallopeptidase, with the translated sequence MRAQSLAFLKKLLSTPSPSGHEEKIQEVCKAYAKPFADKIYKDVHGNQYHVVNPRGKLRVMLAGHVDEIALMIHHIDDKGFLGFQAIGGIDPSVLDGQRVHVHSEKKSISGVIGRRAIHLTDAEDRGKPMKLHDLWIDIGARDKKEAKKHVDIGDTATIDAGYLELMNGRIAARALDDRIGAFICLEAVRLLHGRKIDCAVYCVTTVQEEIGLRGATTSSYGCEPDVGIAVDVGHATDHPNCDNKRYGAFKLDEGPIITRGPNINPVVWRGLIDVAKKKKIPYQVEGAPRGTGTDANAMQLSRGGVATGLIHVPNRYMHSPVEMVSLKDAEHCAQLLAEWIASLKPGMNFIP